The Pseudomonas azadiae genome contains a region encoding:
- a CDS encoding ArsR/SmtB family transcription factor, translating into MDAAPCISQIASLLAEPKRTAMLWALMDGSTRSPAELAALAGVSSTSANAHLARLTAGGLLRVETRRGKRVFRVAAPDVSAAIDALARTTMACAARSAPDALPPALAAPPLLRHARLCHGHLGGELGGQLYQHLLEAGWIERYEQRTDVTVKGAQHLAGLGIFTQALTSPLVCNCFDWSQEQPHLGGALGAGLLQLFLQSNWISVINESQALQVHDVGRLEIARLALPG; encoded by the coding sequence ATGGACGCCGCACCTTGCATCAGTCAGATCGCCAGCTTGCTCGCCGAGCCTAAACGCACCGCCATGCTATGGGCCTTGATGGACGGCTCGACCCGGTCGCCGGCAGAGTTGGCGGCACTTGCCGGCGTGTCATCGACATCCGCCAACGCACATCTGGCGCGACTGACCGCAGGGGGGCTGCTGCGGGTCGAGACCAGGCGTGGCAAGCGTGTATTTCGCGTCGCCGCGCCGGATGTCAGCGCGGCCATCGATGCCTTGGCCAGGACCACCATGGCGTGTGCCGCACGCAGCGCACCGGATGCGTTGCCACCGGCCCTGGCCGCGCCACCGTTGTTGCGTCATGCCCGGCTGTGCCATGGCCATCTCGGCGGCGAGCTGGGCGGGCAGTTGTATCAACATCTGCTGGAGGCAGGATGGATCGAGCGCTACGAGCAGCGCACCGATGTGACGGTCAAGGGCGCGCAGCACTTGGCAGGGCTGGGGATTTTCACCCAGGCATTGACGTCGCCGCTGGTGTGTAACTGTTTTGACTGGAGCCAGGAGCAGCCGCATCTGGGCGGTGCGTTGGGGGCGGGGTTGTTGCAACTGTTTTTACAGTCGAACTGGATCAGCGTAATCAACGAGTCGCAAGCGTTGCAGGTTCATGATGTCGGGCGGCTGGAAATTGCCCGTTTGGCCTTGCCAGGGTGA
- a CDS encoding LysR family transcriptional regulator, with translation MLRFDDLQLFVRAADLGSLSAAARVMDLSPAVASAALKRIEQQLGARLLARSTRSLRLTAEGEGFLAYARAALSSLDEGRRLLASGQDHVSGVLQLSAPSDFGRNQLLPWLDEFQREYPQLSVRLLLGDRIADLFRQPVDIALRYGEPEDSSLVALPVAPDNVRVLCASPSYLARHGEPRHLEQLAQHNCLLYMLGRRVHDHWRFHDGKREVSLTVTGDRFSDDADVVRRWAVAGVGIAYKSWLDVSTDVLAGRLRLILPELRGERTPLNLLCAHRAQLSKPINLLREMLVSRCATLTAQLPERSSAT, from the coding sequence ATGCTGCGTTTTGATGATTTGCAGTTGTTTGTGCGTGCCGCTGACCTCGGTAGCCTGTCCGCGGCAGCGCGGGTGATGGACCTGTCGCCGGCAGTGGCCAGTGCGGCGCTCAAGCGTATCGAACAGCAACTGGGGGCGCGTTTGCTGGCGCGCTCCACCCGCAGCCTGCGCCTGACCGCCGAAGGCGAGGGGTTCCTGGCCTATGCGCGCGCTGCGTTGAGCTCGCTGGACGAAGGGCGGCGCTTGTTGGCCAGCGGCCAGGACCATGTCAGTGGCGTGCTGCAGCTGTCGGCCCCATCGGACTTCGGGCGCAACCAGCTGCTGCCGTGGCTGGACGAATTCCAACGTGAGTACCCGCAACTGAGTGTGCGTCTGCTGCTGGGTGATCGGATTGCCGACCTGTTCCGCCAGCCGGTGGACATCGCCCTGCGCTACGGTGAACCCGAGGATTCCAGCCTTGTCGCGTTGCCCGTCGCCCCGGACAACGTTCGCGTGCTGTGTGCCTCCCCCAGTTACCTCGCGCGCCACGGCGAGCCGCGGCATCTTGAGCAACTGGCCCAGCACAATTGCCTGCTGTATATGCTTGGCCGCCGGGTCCACGACCATTGGCGGTTTCACGACGGCAAACGCGAAGTCAGCCTGACCGTCACCGGCGATCGCTTCAGTGACGACGCCGATGTGGTCCGCCGTTGGGCGGTGGCGGGTGTCGGCATTGCCTACAAGTCCTGGCTGGATGTGAGTACCGACGTGCTGGCCGGGCGTTTGCGCCTGATCCTGCCTGAGCTGCGTGGCGAGCGCACGCCGCTCAATCTGCTATGTGCCCACCGCGCGCAACTGAGCAAACCTATCAACCTGTTGCGCGAAATGCTCGTGTCCCGTTGTGCGACCTTGACTGCCCAATTGCCGGAGCGATCGAGCGCGACGTAA
- a CDS encoding putative quinol monooxygenase, whose protein sequence is MSTAFNVIATLIAKPGQQAALETLLRGLLEPTRLEAGCEQYDLHQDLQHPETFYMLERWSDAAALADHDQSAHVQSFRVQAADVIEHFELKRLQFLA, encoded by the coding sequence ATGTCCACAGCCTTTAACGTCATCGCCACGCTGATCGCCAAGCCGGGCCAACAGGCCGCCCTGGAAACGTTGCTGCGCGGCCTGCTGGAACCCACTCGCCTTGAGGCCGGTTGCGAGCAGTACGACCTGCACCAGGATCTGCAACACCCCGAAACCTTCTACATGCTCGAACGCTGGAGCGACGCCGCCGCGCTGGCCGACCACGACCAGAGCGCGCATGTCCAGAGTTTTCGCGTCCAGGCCGCTGATGTGATCGAACACTTCGAACTCAAGCGCCTGCAGTTTCTTGCCTGA
- a CDS encoding zinc-binding alcohol dehydrogenase family protein, giving the protein MKAIAYYASLPITDPDALQDIELPEPVAGPRDLLVEVKAISVNPVDTKVRQNVAPENGAAKVLGWDVAGVVKAVGSEVTLFKAGDKVFYAGSLVRPGGNSELHTVDERIVGHMPKSLGFAEAAALPLTAITAWELLFERLQVREGKEDEGQSLLIVGAAGGVGSILTQLARQLTALKVIGTASRPETQAWAKALGADLVIDHSQPLSEALKAAGHPQVTHVASLTQTDHHLDQLVEALQPQGKLALIDDPKALDVSKLKRKSLSLHWEFMYTRSMFETPDMIEQHNLLNRVAELIDAGTLKTTLGEHFGVINAANLRRAHALLESGKARGKIVLEGF; this is encoded by the coding sequence ATGAAAGCCATTGCCTACTACGCCTCACTGCCAATCACCGATCCAGATGCCCTGCAAGACATCGAACTGCCGGAGCCCGTCGCCGGCCCGCGTGACCTGCTGGTGGAAGTCAAAGCCATCTCGGTCAACCCGGTCGACACCAAGGTGCGCCAGAACGTCGCTCCGGAAAACGGCGCGGCCAAGGTGCTGGGCTGGGACGTGGCCGGCGTGGTCAAGGCGGTCGGCAGCGAAGTGACCCTGTTCAAGGCCGGGGACAAGGTGTTCTACGCCGGCTCCCTGGTGCGTCCGGGCGGCAACAGCGAACTGCACACCGTGGACGAGCGCATCGTCGGGCATATGCCAAAAAGCCTGGGTTTTGCCGAAGCAGCCGCCCTGCCGCTGACCGCCATCACCGCCTGGGAGTTGCTGTTCGAACGCCTGCAAGTGCGCGAAGGCAAAGAGGATGAAGGGCAGAGCCTGCTGATCGTCGGCGCCGCCGGCGGCGTCGGGTCGATCCTGACCCAGCTCGCGCGCCAACTTACTGCCCTGAAGGTGATCGGCACCGCGTCGCGCCCGGAAACCCAAGCCTGGGCCAAGGCCCTCGGCGCCGACTTGGTGATCGACCACAGCCAACCGCTGAGCGAGGCGCTGAAAGCCGCCGGCCACCCGCAGGTGACCCACGTTGCCAGCCTGACCCAGACCGACCATCACTTGGACCAACTGGTCGAAGCCCTGCAACCCCAGGGCAAGCTGGCGCTGATCGACGACCCCAAGGCGCTGGACGTCAGCAAGCTCAAGCGCAAGAGCCTGTCGCTGCACTGGGAGTTCATGTACACGCGCTCGATGTTTGAAACGCCGGACATGATCGAACAGCACAACCTGCTCAATCGCGTGGCCGAGCTGATCGACGCCGGCACCCTGAAAACCACGCTCGGCGAGCATTTCGGTGTGATCAACGCGGCCAACCTGCGACGCGCCCATGCGCTGCTGGAGAGCGGCAAGGCCAGGGGCAAGATCGTGCTGGAAGGGTTCTGA
- a CDS encoding multidrug effflux MFS transporter, whose protein sequence is MNLRIILILGALSAFAPLAIDFYLPGFPAMAKAFATDEKHIQLTLAVYFAGLAIGQLIYGPLADRFGRRGPLLSGVTLFTLGSFACAFAPSLEWLIGARFVQALGGCAGMVISRAVVSDKCDAVGSAKVFSQLMLVTGLAPILAPLAGGLMVGLWGWQSIFLALSIFSVMAAVAVAVGLPETFPAHQPRQPLSGSLRRYAALLSDRVYLGYALTGGISIAGMFAYIAGSPFVFIQLYGVPAEHYGWLFGSNAAGFILVAQVNARLLAKRGPAFLLSRSVWVYLVAALTLLGIAALRTDALWPLLVPLFICIASLGCILPNTSACAMSGQGARAGSASALLGCIQFGVAAGAASLVGALHDGTAMPMAMVITLCGVLAVTIAMTTQRLQRARALQAQA, encoded by the coding sequence ATGAACCTTCGCATAATCCTGATTCTGGGAGCCTTGAGCGCCTTTGCGCCGTTGGCGATCGATTTTTACCTGCCAGGCTTCCCGGCCATGGCCAAGGCTTTCGCGACCGATGAAAAGCACATCCAGCTGACCCTGGCGGTGTATTTCGCCGGCCTGGCCATCGGCCAATTGATCTACGGCCCGCTGGCGGACCGCTTCGGTCGACGCGGCCCGCTGCTCAGTGGTGTCACCCTGTTTACCCTGGGCTCCTTTGCCTGTGCCTTCGCGCCATCCCTGGAGTGGCTGATCGGCGCGCGCTTCGTCCAGGCCCTCGGCGGTTGCGCAGGCATGGTGATTTCCCGCGCGGTGGTCAGCGACAAATGCGACGCGGTGGGCTCGGCCAAAGTGTTTTCCCAGCTTATGCTGGTGACAGGCCTGGCACCGATCCTCGCCCCGCTGGCTGGCGGGTTGATGGTGGGGTTGTGGGGTTGGCAGTCGATTTTTCTGGCACTGTCGATTTTCAGCGTGATGGCCGCCGTCGCCGTGGCGGTCGGGCTGCCGGAAACCTTTCCGGCGCATCAGCCGCGCCAGCCGTTGTCCGGCTCGCTGCGGCGCTACGCTGCGCTGCTGTCCGACCGGGTTTACCTGGGGTATGCCCTCACCGGCGGTATCTCGATTGCCGGGATGTTCGCCTACATCGCCGGTTCGCCTTTCGTCTTTATCCAACTCTACGGCGTGCCCGCCGAGCATTACGGCTGGCTGTTCGGCTCCAACGCCGCCGGCTTTATCCTGGTTGCCCAAGTGAACGCGCGGCTGCTGGCCAAACGTGGCCCGGCGTTTCTGCTGTCGCGCAGTGTGTGGGTCTACCTGGTGGCGGCCTTGACGTTGCTCGGTATCGCAGCCTTGCGCACCGATGCGCTGTGGCCATTGCTGGTGCCGCTGTTTATCTGCATCGCCAGCCTGGGCTGCATTCTGCCCAATACCTCGGCCTGTGCCATGAGCGGGCAGGGCGCCAGGGCCGGCAGCGCCTCGGCGTTGCTTGGCTGCATTCAGTTCGGTGTGGCGGCGGGGGCCGCATCGTTGGTGGGGGCGCTGCACGATGGCACCGCCATGCCGATGGCGATGGTCATCACCTTGTGCGGTGTGCTGGCGGTGACGATTGCCATGACGACCCAGCGCCTGCAACGGGCGAGAGCCTTGCAGGCGCAGGCCTGA